The DNA sequence CACGAAAATAAGGGTCATCTTTCTCTGGCTGACACAGTAACTCAATCTCTTTCGGCCATTGCGGAATACGACTGGTCTGCATGGCAATATAGCGCGGGATACTAAAAATTAACCCAAAACCCAGCATTACCGGCACCAGGATAAAAGGCATGGGAAAACAACAAAATGTCCAGTAATAGAGCCCCAGCCAGAAGCCCTCTCTTTTTTTTGCAATTGGAAGACAGATATCGACACTGTCAATTATCAGCTCGGGCCCTTTATCCATAAAAAGCCGGACAAATTCCCAATGTCTAAGCAGATTTTCTAAATCCGAAGTAAATGGCAGGCAAAAAGTTTCAACCACTGTCCGGTTATTCTCGGCCAGCACGTGGCAACTGATATAATAGGAGTCATGTCTTAATTTGGGATGATTAACACCATAGGTGATGAACAGCTTATCCCATTCGGCACTGAACGCTGTACCATCCAGACGAATAACATGCACCAGCCGGTTTTTGCGGTCAAAACGCATCGGGTAATGTGTTCTGGCAAACCATTCACATTTAAGTATTTTAAAAGAAAATATAATTACTGAAATCAATAAAATACTGACAGCCAGATAAGACAAAAGGCCATTCCAGCTAGAATTCCAAAGACCAATATTAACCAGCCTGGTATAGGATATGGATAAATAAGCATTAAAAGACAGATACAACCATCCTCCGGCTATAAATCCAACAACACCTTTAAATGGATAAAACTTATCGACTATTTCCAGATAATAGGAATTAATTGCTATCACTATAGTATCATTTTCAACCCCGCCACCAAGTAAATTCAACGCCCGGTCTTGATGTAACTGACAAGCGCGCTCCTGAGCATTCAGCGAACGATTAAGTTTATATTTTATAAAAAGGCCGTAAAAATCCATCCTATCCCCCGTTACCCAATGCCAGATTTAGTTGTTGTATCTCCATCTCCATAGTCGGCCAGATGGGTAAATCTGCCATTTCTTTCTGCAGAGACAGCTGCTGCTCCTCTGCAGTATCACTATCATTAACCGGAATACGACGCCATAAACATTGACGCAACCATTTCTGAATGGCATCAGGCGTGAACTCCATAATAATTGCATTCGCGGTAAGGAAAATAATCGCTAATACAATCGCCACCGCCCCCGAAACAGGAATAACTTTAGCCGCGATCAAACTTAATGCAAAACCCGTTACTCCTGATACAAAATAGGCAATGCCAAGACCAGTACGTCTTTTGTCAATCTCATTCATTCCATTCTTATAATCTTCTGCGGCATAAAGATAGCCGCCTATCACTCCCACACCTCTGCCTGCCCAGAGAATCCTAATACCGATCCATTTCAGAGGTATCAACCTGGTTGAAAATTGATGATATTTAATTGCTGTCTCTATGGTCGCCACCACTGTACTGCCAAAAGCCATCACCCCACCGTAAAAGCGATTGTGAGCCTCTTTTTGATCTGCCGTCAGGGTTTTCTTATCAATATCTGCGGTGATCAGCAATGCAGCGCCCTGCAGCAACGACGATACCACCCCCAGATGCACTGAACGGGCACTGACTTCTATGGCGATGTTGTTCTGCGTTGCCTGCTGCATACGGGACAAACGTTGCTTAGCCATTTGCCTGCGCTCCCATTTGTTCACTTTACCCTGCCAGCGGCTGAACTGAATCGCCTCCCCTTCAGGGCCACTTCTCAGTAATTTACTCACTGCCTTAACTAAAGACTGACCTTTTAATGGCTTTACCTCATCAATATCATGAGTATCAATCATTACCATAAAAGACTTTTCTACCCTCAGGTTCATCGGCAAATCATTCGCCCACAGACGTAACATTTCACGTCGGACATGAGTGTAAAGTGAATCGTACATGGGCCCGGAGGGCTTGATTCCGGCTTTTTTTGCTAATTCATCCACCACCTCTTTTAGGAAATGTTTAAATAACGTGTGTCTTTCTATCCGCACCATCGCTTTGTCACTAATTGCCCCAATCGCCACTAAACTGGCATAGACCTCATTATCAGTTGCCGCCTTTGTCATCAGGCGCATCAGCGGGCCCGCACACTGTACCGTAAGCAGAGTCATCAGCCTCTGTGCATTCTCAACTTGCCCGCTGAGATGGAGCTCGAATGTATCCGCCAGCCAGCTCCAGGGAAGGGCCAGCCAGTCAGGAGAACTGGTAGCTCCCTTCTGTAATTTTTCAGACAGCTGACGGTGATTAAAGGAAAAAGCCCGCAGTAAAAAATTATGTCTGTCGGCGGGTGAACCTGACAATTGCTCTGTAAAAAAGCGCGATAACTCGAGTTTATCCTGCATGCCCCAGATGCTATAGATTACGGTGCTGGTATAGGATAAACAAGATACCAAATCGTCCTGATCAAAATGGTGTTTAAAGTAGGAGAGTAAGTGAGCACTCTTCATCCACTTAAGATACATATCCGTACGCGGTACTACGATTTGCTCGTTATATTGCTTTAATAAACCATCAAATTTTTCATGAAAATCGATAACTTTCTGTGGGTCATAATATTTTTCATATTCAGCCCATTTTTTATCTGAAATTTTTTTTATAGCGTCATTCATAGAGGAGGGATTCTTAAGCAATAATTCCGCCTGAGTTCTAAAAACGTATGAACCACCATTTGCTTTTTGCTTTTCTACTTGCTCGATAAACGCATGTTCACATTGTTTCCGAATCCCTTTTTCCAGACTGCCTATAGCCCCCGCCAGCGCCAGCTCACGCTGATACTCCGGGTTGCCATACACCTTGTTTTGCAGTTCATATTCAATTATGACACTCAGCTCCTGCAAAATCGCCGGCGGGTCCTGCAGCAGCAGTATCGCACCTTTACCCGCTAATAAACCCTCCGCCGCCTGCCGCAGGTACATCCCCTCTCCGGGCTTCACCTTTTTCCATGGCAGTTTTTTCGCCTCTTCCTCTTCCTCTTCCTCTGTCTCGTCCGGACCTCTCGCTTTTCGGGATAATGCTGACCAGAGTGGAATGCCTCCCGAACTCGCGTCTGGCGCAAATTCCGCAACGGTTCTCTCCAGTCCATCCACAGACACTGCCTGCGTGGTTTTTCCTCCCGCCAGCCAGGCGTCCATATCAAATGCCTGCATCACCTCACTGCGACAGGCTTCTTCTTCATGCTGACGGCGCACCTGCATGGTCCAGGCTACCTCTGACCAGCAAAACCAGAACAGCCCATTTTTCATCCCCAGCGGCTTTACCGGCAGAGTAATCAGCGAAGCACTGGCTAACTCGGCAGGATTGCTGATACAGGGTTTCACACATCCGCTCGCGATATCACTCGGCACCACTCCGTCCTCTGGCAGGGGGTAATAGTATCCCTCAGCGGTAACAAAATAGTTTATCCAGCGTTTGGCTGATTCTGCCCAGATATAGAGAAATCCTTCCCGTAATAAACGCCCCGTCCAGGCAAGCTCACCCTGTGCCGGCAGTGGGGTGCTCAGGCCGGCAGGCAGTACAGGATAAATATCATCACTCGCCATGATACCCGGACGTATGGGTAACAATGGCAGTCCGTGACGAATGCAGAATTTACATCCTTTTTCTCTACTCATATTATTTTCTTCCTTGTATCCATGAGTGACCCTGGGTCATCTCCTGCCAACGCTGTTCATCCCACTGCTGCGTTTCATCACGGTAGCAATCAGGGGATTGCCCCACCTGAGCCAGAAAAGCTGCCATTTTCGGTGTCTGCCAGAAGCTTTCACCTCGCGTCACCCCCTGGTATGCAAAAATAATGCGATCCTCCTCTGAAAGCAGACCGCACATCGCCGCCCGAATTAACAGGTTATCTGTCTTACGGCTGGTATCCTGACGAAGTCGCATATGGTGTTGATACGGCAGCTTCTGCAACACACGATTAATCAGCCCGACACGCTGCAACTGTTCCAGCGGTAACCCGATATCACCCGCTGGCTGGGAGATCATATCAGCAGGAAAATGCAGCGAGTGCCACTGGCCATCGAGCCAGAACGTCCAGTCTGGGATCTGGTGTGCTGAAAGCTGACTGATCAATTGCCTTGACGTGAGCATCCAGCTTAAATGAAATAACACGCGCGGATCATAGTAACGAAGAATATGCCCTTTCCTGTTTTTATCCTGAAAATACAGTGCACTTACCAGTGCGCTGCATAACTCATCTCTTGAAAGGGTGGTCGAAATCAGTAGTGAACATATCGGTGGCAAAACGGTATCAGCGTGGTGTGACAGTGTCTTCATTAATTCATCCCACTCATCTGCTGGCAGCTCATGTAAAGGGAGCAACCAGGGATAGAGATGAGCTTGCGGGGCAAGCATGGGTGAAACGAGCTCTTTCACTGGCCAGTCGAAGGGAAGTTCTGGCACCTGCAGACGATCGATGACTGCATACTGATGCTCTGCCAGTGGTCTCAGAGGTGTAGTGTAATGCACAATCATCTCCTTAGCTTAACGGCAGTGTAGCATTGCCCTGGCTGGCTGCTTCAGAAGCCATCGATTCACAAGCAGTAAACTGTGGGTAAGGTACATTCAGTGTGGCAGGCGCTGCGTAGTCAAACTCAGCACTTTTCACTTTGAAGTGGCCATTAGTACCCTGTTCTATTTGTGCAGGATCGAGTGTAATAAATGAACCACCGCATTGCAGGGTGATCTTTTTCCTGGCTGATATGACAATTTCATCATCAGTACTGGAGATTGTGACCCCCTGCACAGCGGTCATTTCAAGCGCCCCTGTTTGTGCCTGCACCACGATGTCCCCCGCCGCTGCGACCAGCTTCATGCCGAGTTCATGTACAAATAACATCATCTTTTTTTTCGCGACCAGGGCAATTCGCTTCAGTGCTGAAATCTCAGTGTTCCCACCTGATGTGCTGATGTGATTCTGATTAGCACTAAGCTGAATATGCTGAGGTGTCGATAAAACGATGCCAGCAGGTGCTGCGGCAACAATCACTGGCTGTTGTAATTGATCGATATTTTGTTGCAAAAAATCATGCTGGATGTCGTTATCAAGTGGATCAATATCCGCTGTTTCTAACAGAGAAGAGAGTGATTCTGCCAGGGATAAGGCATTCGATAGCTGACGCTTTATTTCATCCATACTGAGCTGTTTAGACATAGCTTTAGGCTGGGCATGTGATGTCAGTAACACCCCTTTACCACCACGAACAGCCACCCAGTCATCAGTACGAAGTTCTGCCCCCTCACCACGCTGCGCCCTTTCGCTGTCAACCAGATGGCCAAGGTTGAGCTGCGTTTTGCCGCCATATTCGGTGGCAATTTTAATGTGCTCTTTGCCACGCTCATCATCCAGGCGGATTTTATTGTTCGACGGGGTGCGCAGCACATTGCGTTTATAATTCTGTATCGTCACTAAATCCGGGTGCGCTGAGTCATGCAGTACCCCGGCTATATAGGGCCGGTCCGGGTTGCCATCCTCAAAGCCTATCGCCACCTCGGTGCCCGCCAGTAACGGCAGATGCAGGCCATAAGTGTCCCCGGCATACGGCCGCGACTGCCGTACCCACAGGCTTTCAAAACCGGTTTCCCACTGTTCACGGTCAAATAACAGCGTCACCCGGTAACGCCCTGCTTTGTCTATGTGCCCGTAAATGTCATTTTCCCGTGTGCTGGTCACCCGCGCCGGCAGTGTCCCGGCCATCACCGGACGCTCACCCGGCTCCGGACGGTAGCAAACCTCAGCATTCACGGGTAATGCGCTGAAGGTGACTTCAAAATCACGGTCGCGCCGGGCGTGGCTGACAATCCCCTGCACAACCACACCCTGACGGAACGTCTCCGTCACCTCATTGCCTCCCGTGACATGCAGTACCTGCCCCGGCTTTAACGTCGCACTGCTGGTGATGCCTTTTAACCGGGTCTGACCATTCAGATAACGTTCATGACGCAGACGCGCATAAAACGCCCCGGTTTCCACCTCCGGCCGGGCTTCATTGCTGTCGCCCTGACTGAGATAATTTTCCGCATAATGGTAAGCCTCACCATAAGCAGTACTCTGTGCGGTTGCGCTTTGCCCCACCAGACTCTCTGTGGCTGTGCGGTAGTTGTAATCATCGGTGGTGACACTTTTCTCCACCACCTGATGGCAGCTTTCCATCCCCCAGACCGCGTCCCTGCCAGCCGAATGTTGTCCCGAGAGGGCGAGTGATGGCAGGGTTACTGCCGTTTCATAACCCTGCACACTGTCGTAAAATTCCACCACATCAATATTCAGGCGGCTGTCGGTGGTGAAGCGAAACCAGATACCCACCTCACCCAGCAGACGGGTGATAAAATGCAGGTCATCTTCACCATACTGCATCACCTGTTCACGACGTGGATATTCTTTGCTCAGTGAGAAGAGAAAATCCTGACCGCGCAGGTGATGGCGCTCGCGCAGAATTTTCTCCACGATTTGTGGCACTGACATATCCTGATAAATCGCGTTCTGGTGCGAACGGGAGAGCAGCGCCAGGCGTGGCTGCAGCGTCAGAGCGTAATGGGTTTCATCACGCGAGGTGTTAAGGCGTTCAAAACCACTTACCACCCCCTGAATGACCCGCTCAGTCTGCTGCACTTTGATACCATAACCCTGATCAACCGGAGCCTGCAGGGTCAGAGATGCCGCTTTCATCAGCATCATCTCGTGGCTGAGGGTATGATCGCTGCTGGTGAACTCGATACGGTAACGGAAAGGCTGGCTTAGCCCTTCCTCACCACTGAACGCGAGTACATCAAGTTCCCGCTGACAATCCCTGACGGTCAGAAGGTGGTGGCTGTGGCTGAAATGAAGCATTACCGGCTCACTCATATCATCACTTCCTGTAACTGATCAAAACTCAGTACAATCCCCTCTTCATCGTCCCAGCTGAGCTCAAGTGTATGAGGATAATTACCGGCAGCATGGTGAGTGAGTAGTTGCTGACTGAGCACCGGGAGGATTTGCTGATTAAGCAAACTGTCAATGTTGCGTGCGCCGCTGTCAGGTAACAGACAAGCCTCTGTCAGCGCCTGATAAAGCGCTTCATCAATTCGGGTACTGATGCTGTAATGCCCCTGTAAGCGCTTACTTACCTGGGCCAGTTTCATGCTGACAATCGTCCGCATCGTATCATGTGCCAGCGGGCGGTAGATAACGGTCTGAAAACGGGCCAGTAGCGCCGACTGAAAGTGGTCACGCAGTACAGGTCGTAACTGCTCATGCAGCATCGCTTCGCTCGCTTCGGGCTGCGCTTCCAGCAGCTCCATTAACAGGTCACTGCCCAGGTTGGAGGTCATCAGGATCACCGTGTTACGAAAATCAATCTCCCGCCCCTCGCCATCACGCATAAAGCCCCGGTCAAACACCTGATAGAATAAATTCATTACATCACGGTGCGCTTTTTCTACTTCATCAAGCAGCACCACACTGTAGGGACGCTGGCGTACCGCTTCGGTGAGTATGCCCCCCTGACCGTAACCGACATATCCCGGCGGAGAACCTTTCAGTTGTGATACGGTATGTGGCTCCTGATATTCCGAGAGGTTGATAGTGATCAGCGATTTTTCACCGCCGTAGAGACAATCACTCAGCGCCAGTGCCGTTTCGGTTTTACCTACCCCGCTGGGGCCAACCAGAAAGAATACGCCTTGCGGCCCATTTTCACTGGTAAGTCCGGTCTTTGCTGCACGTAGTCGTTGAGAAATAGCACCTATTGCCGTCATCTGACCCACCACCCGGCGGCCCAGCGCCTCGTCAAGATGCAGCAATTCACTCTGTTCATCTTTCATCAGTGAAGAGAGCGGCACCCCGGTCCAGTCAGCGATCACGTTGGCGATGGACCGCACATCAACATCACTCTGTAATAATGCGTCATCCTGCTGACAATCAGCCAAATGTTCTTGCAGTGTTTGCAGATGCTCAGGCTCATCGCCTTGCTGCCTGGCAGCCATCAGTTGTGTGACCAGTGCCTTCTGTTGCACAAACTGTGTCTCACACTGTTGCTGCTGTGTCTCTAATAAGCCCAGAGACTGTGTTATCTCATGCAGCCGCCTTGCCGGATGACTGCTGGCCGCGGCCTGGTCTGCTTCCAGTGCCGCTTTTTCCAGTTGCAGTGCATGTATCTCTGCACGCAACGCCATCAAGGCTGCTGGCTCCGTTTCGATACTCATACGTACTCTGGCCGCCGCGGTGTCCAGCAGGTCAACGGCTTTATCCGGCAGTTGCCGTCCGGTCAGATAACGGCGGGAAAGCGTCACTGCGGCACGAACCGCATCATCGGTGATATGAACGCCATGATGAGTAGCATAACTGGCTTTCAACCCTCGCAGCATCAGACAAGCAGTGTCATCATCAGGCTCATCCACTGCCACCCGCTGGAAACGCCGTTCCAGTGCAGCATCACGCTCAAAGTACTGCTTATACTCACTCCAGGTAGTGGCGGCGATAGTACGTAATTCACCTCGCACCAGCGCCGGCTTCAGCAGGTTGGCGGCATCAGCACCTCCGGCCTGATTCCCGGCACCGATCAGCGTGTGCGCTTCATCAATAAACAGCAGTATTGGCGTGGGTGACTGTTGCACGGCATCGATAACGTTTTTTAGTCGCTGTTCGAATTCACCTTTCACACCGGCACCAGCCTGCAATAGACCAAGGTCGAGCGTGCGCAGCATGACGCGTTTAAGCGACTCTGGTACCTTGCCTTCGGCAATGCGCAACGCCAGGCCTTCCACCAGTGCGGTTTTACCAACGCCGGGATCACCGACCAGAATGGGATTGTTCTTACGACGACGGGAAAGAATATCCACCATTTGACGAATTTCAGTGTCACGACCAAACACCGGGTCAATCTTTCCTTCCTGCGCTTTAGTGGTGACATCAAGGGTGAATTTATCCAGGGCGTTCTGTAGCGCTGGGGTTAATTCACCGCCTTGCAGCTCACCGCCCACCGGATTATCGTCAAGCGCCACCGCTCTGCTGTACTCCGGTGTCTGATTCTCTTCGTGCGGCCTATCCGCACCTTCATCTGACTGTGCATCCAGCAGTGGACGCAAGCGTTCCAGCTGCCGTGGATCCAGCGTCAGCAGTGGCCATAGCCCATCACAACCTACCAGGTTCTGTTTACCCACCATCGCCATGAGCAGATGGACACTACGGATATGTTCTTCCCCTGCCAGCGATGCAATTAACCAGGCTTGTTGCATCAATGTCTGAATATTTTGCGAGAGTTGTGGACGATGACGGACTGAGCGTGGTTGTTTGTCTAACCAGGCCAGCAGATCCTGCCACATTGCTTCTATATTCCACTCGTAGCGACGCGCGAGCACATTAAGGTCACCTTCGCCCTGCTCCAGCAGTTTCAGTAACCAGTGTTCTGGCAAAATTTCCGCATGGGCGCGCGTCTGGCACAGGGAGGCTGCGCCTTCCAGGGCTCGGGCACAGCAGGTATTAAGACGTCGAAGGAGGATTGTCGATTTTTCCATGTCGAATGTGCTCACTGTTGAGGACCTTTGGGACACGCTACCGCCCGTCGCCATTACCGAGGCGCATAAGGTCTGTTTCCGGGATGTGATGTTTTCTTTGCTCAGCACCGATTGGCTGGGTGCTCAGCAGAAAAAACGGTTCAAAAACCGGCACAGCCCCCAGGGCCGTACCGGGAAGCATTCAGAAGCGGTGTCCGAGGCGTTCTCGTTTTTCCACTTTCTTAGGATAGGTTCCGCTGTCATCGAGAATAACGTGCCAGCAGGAGGCATTCGCCGCCGGTTGCAGTGTCATGTGCAGGCGGGCATCACCTCCTCCCCCCTGGCCAGCCTTACGGTGCGGTCCGGCTATCACTTTAATCGAACCCTGGCGGTACGCAATGCACAGCTGCGTGTCGAGAGAACAGGCCTTCTTAATCAACTTCTCCGTATAGTTGCGGGTGAAACGCGGATCTTTCTGCCAATTGGTTGCCCACTGGATCAAGTTCATTTAAACCTCCTGTAAAGCGGCACACACCGTGTGCCGTAATAGATTGACCGGTAGAATGCAACTTACGCAGTAGTACGTTCACTCCATGAATCAGAATGAATGATGTTGCCGTCTTTGTAGGTCCAGGTGATTTTTTCGTAACGCAGCTCAATCTGTTCCAGATGATTATGCTTCTCGAATGCATCATTCTTGATGTCATGCATCATTGGATTCACTTTGACTACTTTGACGTTTTCAAGTTTGGTGTTGAAATACTCCACCTCCTGACCCGCATCATTGATCCTGTACCATTTGAACTCAGCTTCTTTCAGCGTCTGCCCGGTGGTTACCGCCTTATATAAATAGGGGCTGGATGAATCGATCTCTTTAGTAAACAGAAAAGGGGTATGGATACGAGTGCCTGTCAGTTTACCGGTGTTGTTTTCAGTGGGGATATACAGGGTATGCTCCTGTGCCACCACCTCAATGCTACCCTTGCGATCCTTTACATCGACAGAACCTTCAATTTTTGCTCCGCCATCATCTTTCAGCCAAAGATATACTGGTATTGCCATCTGATTTACTCCCTTTCATTGTGTAGTACGTCATCATCCTGCGATGACATCCCTTGTTCGCCGGGTATCCGGCAGGCATCAGCCTGCGGCACCAGACTGATTTCAACACGACGGTTACGCGCTCGCCCTTCCGCTGTGTCATTTGAGACTAATGGGCGATCTGCACCATAGCCTTGTACTGCAAAACAACTTTCCGGTAGATCACCTGTATCACGCATCCAGTTGCGTACCGATTCAGCGCGTTTTAATGATAAAATCTGGTTCGCATTGTGATTGCCTGTGCTGTCGGTATGCCCCGCAACAACAATCAGCCAACCAGGTTTGCCTTTGATACCCACTAATGAGTTCACCAGCAAACGTGTTGAATCGGGTTTTAATTCCGCTTTGCCAGAGTCAAACAAAGACATACTATCCAGACGGATAATTTCAGCGGCTTTATCATGGACGACAGACTGTGAGGATATTGCCGGAGGAGTGTAGGTCCGGATGGCATTAAGCAGTGGCATGCGTAAATGCTCTCCGTGATAAAGTCCCAGACTGAAACGTAACGGTACCCCGTGACGTGCCCATCTGTTGAGCTGTGCCAAATCCTGCCGCAAGAGTTCTACTGCCGTCACTTTCGCGGTATCATCCATGCTAATCTCGGCATATCGGGTGAGATCGGCATTCACTCGTCTTAATAACAGGGTGTTATTCCAGCCACTGCACACCAACGCGACTGCATATGCCAGCAGCAATAAGGTAATTGCCCGTCGGCATAAACGCTGGCGGGGGGTAACACCCAACCCCGCAGGCAGCAGTGGCAGAATAATTTCTGGTAAAACAGCTTTAGCATGCTGGCGCTCTGTCACAGGTTGCCAGCCCTCAGCCTGCGGTATTCCTGTATGCTGGCTGAGCCACGTTGTCCATGCGGATACTGGCAGCGCACCATTGAACGCAGGTTCACTGCCCAAAACACTCATCTCAGGCACGATAACCGGTATTTCAGGGTTGGCTTCAGTGAAACGGGCATAACAGTATTCACGGCTCCAGCTCATCAGACTGTTGGTGACCATCTGCTGTGCCAGGTTTTGTGAGTGATCACCACTTTCAGCACGCCCCGTAAGCCGTGGTGACCCGGTTTCCTGCCACACCGTGCTTATTTCATTTTGTCTGATAACCTGCCACAACGGCTGTGGTGTCATCGCACAGCCAATACGTATATTCAGCACCAGGGGGATCACCAGCCGACTTTTGCGGCGTAGCAGACTCAATTGCCAGCGCCATGCCAGCAAATAACCACTCAACGCCGTGCTGTCAGTATGCAGTTGTGGGCAAACCGTGATCATCACAGCCAGTTGCTTACCCCAGTCCGGGCGCTGCTCAAAAAGCTGGCTGACCAGAGGCATCAACGTTTGTGGGTCGTCCACTTTGATAAAGCATCCCTGGGAGACTACCCGCGTTCGGGAGGTTTCAGGCCAGCTATCAGGGTTGTCACCACACACCAGAACGACTGGCTGACGGTAGCCAGATGGCGGGAGTGAATCAGAACAAAAGGAGGGAGTTAGCTCCCTGTCACGACGTATCAGGTACCAGTACAGCGCGATCCCTGTCCAGATTGCCCCGGTGATCAACAGCGATATCCATAGTGTGACGGGCAGAAATGACAGGCAGAGGAAGGCACTCAGGGCTGCCGCCCACAACGCCAGCAGAGCTTGCCGGACAGCACTCATTGCACAGCCTCAGGCCGTAAGGTGGTCAGTAAGTGATCCAGCCAGCTGTCGAACCCCCACCACAAAGCAACCAGCACCAGCAGCGCCAGTCCAAGGCGTATGGGCCAGTTAAACAGTTGACTAACCCGCAAGGTTGTTCCTGGTGAGCTGACCAGTACAGGTGACGTCGAAGGTGAATTCAGAGCCGGGAGCTGTTCACTGAGTGCAGCGATCAATTTCTGCCGCGCGGGATCCTGCAAAGAGCGAAAACTCCCGAGAAAACCCAGCAGCATCACACGCTGAAAACAGCTCAGCACCGCTTTGTCTGGTGACGGGCAGCGTAACACGGCCAGCATGTTGTCACAGAGTGTATCCCCGGCGTCCATTGTGCCGAGGAAGTGCCCCTGCAAGGGGATATTGTACCACTGTACACAAGCGTCATCTTCAACGCCGCGCCCCTTCACGGTTTCATCCAGTAATGCACACTGCGCAGTAAGAATATGGGTACAATTCCGGGCATCCATTCCCTGCGTTTTCAGCTGCTGCTGAATACGCTCAATATCAGTAACACACTGTTCCCACAATTTTTCCCCTTCACCATTATTAAACAAGGGGCCGTGCCGCAGGCTGATAACCTGTAACCACGTATCCTGCAGCAGTGCGTCAATATCAATCACGGTATTACCCGCCACTATCGGTTCATTCATGTTCTCAGTACCGCAAACAGTTCAAGTTCAGGATCCCCTAACATGCCTGGGACATAGAACAGGCAGTGACCGCTTTCCAGCATTTCGTTGCCCAGCGGGTGTGACAGATCCAGACTGAAATATTGATTCTCAAGACGCAGTGGAATAGCTGCAGGGACATGACGCAAAGGCGTTAAAGGAATGCCAACTCGTGAAGAGTTAACAATACTGCGGACATGGTCAGGACTCCCTGCTTTACACTGCCGCGGAAACTGCTCATGTAACTGTGCTGCAGGTATCTGAGAGCGCACTGAGAGATAATAGTCCGCCCCTTCACGCAGTCGTGGATCATGAAGGCGGGCATGCCAGAAACGCAGACGCGGATCATGTTCCAGTTCCAGTGTCACGACACGAGAAGGCAGACTGGCTTCGAGGAGGTCAGCCAGCAGATCAAACAGAGGCGGGAAAACCGCGTTGAGCTGTTCATGCTGATAAACCGGGATCGCACTTACCTGATGTGCCAGAGAAAACGTAAGCAAACCACCCGCCAGACGAACCAATTCAGTGTAGAGTCGCTCGACCGGCGTGGTTGGCAATCGCTGATAATGGCCCAGCACTGGCTCTGCACTGTTTAGTGCATTCAGTAACCAGAATAGCGAGACATCCGCTACCGCGAAATCAGCCATACGTTCATTACTTTCACGGCGCATAGCCATTAAACGTATCAGTC is a window from the Erwinia sp. genome containing:
- a CDS encoding hypothetical protein (ID:JIFNMEKO_02722;~source:Prodigal:2.6); its protein translation is MDFYGLFIKYKLNRSLNAQERACQLHQDRALNLLGGGVENDTIVIAINSYYLEIVDKFYPFKGVVGFIAGGWLYLSFNAYLSISYTRLVNIGLWNSSWNGLLSYLAVSILLISVIIFSFKILKCEWFARTHYPMRFDRKNRLVHVIRLDGTAFSAEWDKLFITYGVNHPKLRHDSYYISCHVLAENNRTVVETFCLPFTSDLENLLRHWEFVRLFMDKGPELIIDSVDICLPIAKKREGFWLGLYYWTFCCFPMPFILVPVMLGFGLIFSIPRYIAMQTSRIPQWPKEIELLCQPEKDDPYFRDASMNPKNLWWYGWKKSLHFWARLKGNKK
- a CDS encoding hypothetical protein (ID:JIFNMEKO_02724;~source:Prodigal:2.6) encodes the protein MHYTTPLRPLAEHQYAVIDRLQVPELPFDWPVKELVSPMLAPQAHLYPWLLPLHELPADEWDELMKTLSHHADTVLPPICSLLISTTLSRDELCSALVSALYFQDKNRKGHILRYYDPRVLFHLSWMLTSRQLISQLSAHQIPDWTFWLDGQWHSLHFPADMISQPAGDIGLPLEQLQRVGLINRVLQKLPYQHHMRLRQDTSRKTDNLLIRAAMCGLLSEEDRIIFAYQGVTRGESFWQTPKMAAFLAQVGQSPDCYRDETQQWDEQRWQEMTQGHSWIQGRK
- a CDS encoding hypothetical protein (ID:JIFNMEKO_02723;~source:Prodigal:2.6) codes for the protein MSREKGCKFCIRHGLPLLPIRPGIMASDDIYPVLPAGLSTPLPAQGELAWTGRLLREGFLYIWAESAKRWINYFVTAEGYYYPLPEDGVVPSDIASGCVKPCISNPAELASASLITLPVKPLGMKNGLFWFCWSEVAWTMQVRRQHEEEACRSEVMQAFDMDAWLAGGKTTQAVSVDGLERTVAEFAPDASSGGIPLWSALSRKARGPDETEEEEEEEAKKLPWKKVKPGEGMYLRQAAEGLLAGKGAILLLQDPPAILQELSVIIEYELQNKVYGNPEYQRELALAGAIGSLEKGIRKQCEHAFIEQVEKQKANGGSYVFRTQAELLLKNPSSMNDAIKKISDKKWAEYEKYYDPQKVIDFHEKFDGLLKQYNEQIVVPRTDMYLKWMKSAHLLSYFKHHFDQDDLVSCLSYTSTVIYSIWGMQDKLELSRFFTEQLSGSPADRHNFLLRAFSFNHRQLSEKLQKGATSSPDWLALPWSWLADTFELHLSGQVENAQRLMTLLTVQCAGPLMRLMTKAATDNEVYASLVAIGAISDKAMVRIERHTLFKHFLKEVVDELAKKAGIKPSGPMYDSLYTHVRREMLRLWANDLPMNLRVEKSFMVMIDTHDIDEVKPLKGQSLVKAVSKLLRSGPEGEAIQFSRWQGKVNKWERRQMAKQRLSRMQQATQNNIAIEVSARSVHLGVVSSLLQGAALLITADIDKKTLTADQKEAHNRFYGGVMAFGSTVVATIETAIKYHQFSTRLIPLKWIGIRILWAGRGVGVIGGYLYAAEDYKNGMNEIDKRRTGLGIAYFVSGVTGFALSLIAAKVIPVSGAVAIVLAIIFLTANAIIMEFTPDAIQKWLRQCLWRRIPVNDSDTAEEQQLSLQKEMADLPIWPTMEMEIQQLNLALGNGG